The following DNA comes from Cytophagales bacterium.
ATGAAGAGATCGGGTTACTCCACTTTGAACGGTTAGCCGGTACAGACAAAGCCATGATCCTTGAAGTATCCGATCAGGAATTAGCAACCAGCTACTTTGACGACATTTCAAGACAATTGGCCAATGCCCAGGGAGACACACTCTACATCGAACAATACCGAGGGCTGGAAATAAAGCACATGATGGCCGAAGAATTCCCAAGTACCTTATTAGGAGAATCTGGACTCGGCTTTCCGTCAGCATTCTACTTTACGATCAATAATTTTATCGTTTTCAGCAATTCCCCCAATCAATTACAGAAGATCATTGATGCCATCAGAGAAGAAAACACCTGGGCCAAATCCCTAAGAAAAAATGAGTTTTTGAGCAGAATTAATCAAGCTTCCAACTTCTCAATTTTTGTCAATACCCCGGAATTCTGGTCCAGGATGCAAAAAAGCATCAATCCATATTGGAAAAGTAGTTTTTCAGACAATAGCACACTATTGAAAAGCCTGGATAATGTAGCCATACAATTCAGCAATATCGATGGAAGATTTTTCACCAATTTCGTCATCTCACAAAGTGAAACACCTGTTTCTTCTGCTGTTTCCCCTGAACGATTAAAAACAGCAATACTAGTAGATAAGATCATCTCTAAACCTTACCTGAAACGAAGTACTATCACAAATGAAATAGAAATTTTAATCCAGGACTCTTCCACTACACTTTATCAATTCAACGAAGAGCTGGAATTGAATTGGGAGGTTCCTGTAAGCGGTAGGATAAATAGCGACATCCACCAGATTGATTATTACAAAAACAACAATCAACAATTTGTCTTCACGACTAAAAACCAACTACACATTATTGATCAAAATGGGTTGTACCTACCTGGATTCCCAAAAACTGTAGAAAGCCTGGATACCATCAGCCATTTCAGCGTCATCGATTATAATGGCAGCAAAAATTATCGATTTAGCTTCTCAGATCAGTCAGGTAACATTTATCTATCAGATAAAAATGGAAAAATATTGGATGGATGGAATCCAAATCCAGTAGGTCAGGAATTGCTCCGTCCTCTATATCACGCCAGAATAGGTAAACTTGATGTGATGATGGCCTTCACCAAACCAGGTCAAATTCACCTGAAAAACCGAAGAGGGGAATCTTTCCCATCTTTTCCAATTGATTTCAAATCTCCGATAATGAAGTCCTATCATTTGAAGTCTGGAAACAATTTTCAGAATTCATCCGTTTCCTGGACCACTCAGGAAGGAGAATGGATTGAAGTCGATTTAAATGGTAAAATCATTAGAAGAGACCAACTATTCAAACCAGCCGCAAGCACCACATTTTCAATTCTTAATGACCAGTCAGGAGAGCATTTTTTGATCACCTCAAAAGACGAACTGGCATTGAGAATATTAGATCCAAAAGGAGAAGAGCTATTCTCTAAAAGCTATTTAGATGTGGAATCAGATCAACAGTTCTACCGCATCACAGCGGGAAAAGAGTTAGTGGTCATTAGAGACCTGGAAAACGAACGAATTCATATTTTCAACCTCGAAGGTAGATTACTTACAGGTGGACCACTCGAAGGATCGCAACAAATTAGCCTGGTATACAACTCGAAAGAAGATATAGCAGACCTGTATATCGCCTACAAAAAAGAGCTCCGAAAACTAAGACTATCAAGCTTTTAAATAAAAAAGGAGCGCCATAAACGCCCCGTTTTTCAATAGTATCATAATTACTCGGACCCAGAGGCTCTCGAAGGGTGAGTCTCTCGAAGTGCTATACAACAGTCTTCTTCCATTTCCCTTTCCTGAAAATGAATACCCCTACAATCGCATGCAGTGAATGTGCAACTGCGATGGATATGAAAACTCCGGTCTCGCGAAGGTCAAAATGAACGGCGGCCAGATAGGCAAACGGAATTTGAAACAACCAAAATACCCCGACATTAATTGCCATAGGAGTTCGGGTATCTCCCGCTCCATTAAAAGCCTGTATCACGACCATGCCATATGCAAAAAACAGATACCCCAAACAGATGATTTGAAGGGATTCTTTAGCAATAGAAATAACCTTCGCTTGTTGCGTGAACAAGCCAATTATCGGATCCGCTAACAAGAAAAATATGACGGACACAACAACCAGGAATATCATGCAATATTTAGCTGTGTGCCATACAGATTTCTCTGCGCGATCAGGATGACCTGCTCCCAGGTTCTGTCCAACCAAAGTTGCTGCTGCATTCGCCATTCCCCAGGCTGGTAGAATCGTAAAAACAATGATCCTAAAGGAAGTCTGATAGCCCGCAATAGCTTCAGTTCCGAATATTGAAACCACCCTCACCAGAAATATCCAGCTGGCGGATTCTATAAGGAATTGACCCATTCCCCCGATCGATACCTTGATGATCTCTGAAATGGTTTTAGCCTTAATGACTAGGTTCTTAACCGTCAGCTTAATGATCGATTTATCCCTAAACAAACTAGCCAGTTGGTAGATTACGCCAATACTTCTTCCCAAAGTTGTTGCAATTGCCGCACCTTCTACCCCGTAAGCAGGGATAGGCCCAAGGCCAAAAATCAAAATAGGATCAAGAACGATATTAAGACCATTAGCAAGCATCAACGTTCTCATCGCAATAGAGGCATCTCCTGCCCCCCTAAAGATTGCATTAATGACGAATATCAACACGATGCTAATATTACCGGCAAACATGATTCGTGTATAGCCAACACCCTCTGAAATCAGACTCTCGTCACCACCCATCAATCGGAGAATGTCATCTGCCATCACAAAGCCTATAAGGCCTAAAACAATGGCTATAGCCGAAGACACCAGAATACCTTGAAATGCTGCATTGGCAGCTCGTTCCGGGTTTTTTTCTCCGATCCTCCGAGCCACTATTGCTGTAAGAGCCATACTTAGTCCCACCGCCACAGAATAAATGATAAACAACACCGATTCGGTAAGCCCGACTGTGGCTACGGCATTCACGCTTACACGTGATACAAAAAACAAATCAACAACCGCAAATACGGCTTCCATTCCCATTTCAATGATCATGGGAATACTCAACATGAAAATAGCTCTATTGATGCCACCTGAAGTGAAATCCTTCTCTGAGCCTTTCAATGCCTCTAATATGAATTGAAATAAACGCT
Coding sequences within:
- a CDS encoding DUF3352 domain-containing protein: MRIFLITTSIILLAGAGYFTYEKWSEPSNLTPWSFIPESSAVIYESNQAYHTLLRLEEQEIWKTLNNIKGFEKLGQNIDQLEEITNNQLASLLDNNPLLISMNPISRDEIDFLFVLEINSLPTHSVLATIQEHFQKQFPKKRRTYLGFELVEIIGLEETFTFMFHKNYLIGSFSAFLVEDAIRSLQNETSPFVEQFPQMNTVAKLQNDEGNLYINIQVFEDLIDNFSEIPSFSPGNFAFLDIQSANQSIQLNGFTFLNDEDGFLSTHVGITPGAFDLVSITPMQTSYVFHYSFSDSESWGTKQQAYLKRTQPNIWSSAAKLQDQVDLDINYLYSLLDEEIGLLHFERLAGTDKAMILEVSDQELATSYFDDISRQLANAQGDTLYIEQYRGLEIKHMMAEEFPSTLLGESGLGFPSAFYFTINNFIVFSNSPNQLQKIIDAIREENTWAKSLRKNEFLSRINQASNFSIFVNTPEFWSRMQKSINPYWKSSFSDNSTLLKSLDNVAIQFSNIDGRFFTNFVISQSETPVSSAVSPERLKTAILVDKIISKPYLKRSTITNEIEILIQDSSTTLYQFNEELELNWEVPVSGRINSDIHQIDYYKNNNQQFVFTTKNQLHIIDQNGLYLPGFPKTVESLDTISHFSVIDYNGSKNYRFSFSDQSGNIYLSDKNGKILDGWNPNPVGQELLRPLYHARIGKLDVMMAFTKPGQIHLKNRRGESFPSFPIDFKSPIMKSYHLKSGNNFQNSSVSWTTQEGEWIEVDLNGKIIRRDQLFKPAASTTFSILNDQSGEHFLITSKDELALRILDPKGEELFSKSYLDVESDQQFYRITAGKELVVIRDLENERIHIFNLEGRLLTGGPLEGSQQISLVYNSKEDIADLYIAYKKELRKLRLSSF
- a CDS encoding MATE family efflux transporter, translated to MLSVFTGAKRLFQFILEALKGSEKDFTSGGINRAIFMLSIPMIIEMGMEAVFAVVDLFFVSRVSVNAVATVGLTESVLFIIYSVAVGLSMALTAIVARRIGEKNPERAANAAFQGILVSSAIAIVLGLIGFVMADDILRLMGGDESLISEGVGYTRIMFAGNISIVLIFVINAIFRGAGDASIAMRTLMLANGLNIVLDPILIFGLGPIPAYGVEGAAIATTLGRSIGVIYQLASLFRDKSIIKLTVKNLVIKAKTISEIIKVSIGGMGQFLIESASWIFLVRVVSIFGTEAIAGYQTSFRIIVFTILPAWGMANAAATLVGQNLGAGHPDRAEKSVWHTAKYCMIFLVVVSVIFFLLADPIIGLFTQQAKVISIAKESLQIICLGYLFFAYGMVVIQAFNGAGDTRTPMAINVGVFWLFQIPFAYLAAVHFDLRETGVFISIAVAHSLHAIVGVFIFRKGKWKKTVV